One window of the Cognatishimia sp. WU-CL00825 genome contains the following:
- a CDS encoding ABC transporter substrate-binding protein, with protein sequence MVLKSKSILATLATTVALTTGAFAGSHAKLSGDLVIFSDMSNPAPRAVMEGMVERFGAMHPDLNIELTVIDREAYKTQIRNFLTANTPDVANWYAANRMKPYVDAGLFEDISDVWEDPAMADLASTKGAMTLDGKQWGVPYTYYQWGVYYRKDIYEELGLNEPANFDEMKSNCQTIIDSGRACYTIGTKFLWTAGGWFDYLNMRTNGYDYHAKLTGGEIAWTDDGVKATFANWRELIDMGAFIDNHTAYSWQESLPFIVSGDAAAILKGNFAVPPLREAGLDDSKLDFYQFPAITEGVALAEDAPTDTFHIPSGAKNKDAAKAFLKFVVSADNQTLINNGDNLGQLPVNAKSSVDNDKFLQEGFTMLSSNSPGGVAQFFDRDAPAEMAKVAMEGFQEFMVKPDNLDKILDRLDRSAKRIYK encoded by the coding sequence ATGGTCCTTAAATCGAAGTCCATCCTGGCGACGCTCGCTACCACTGTTGCGCTTACAACTGGCGCTTTTGCGGGTAGTCATGCCAAGCTTTCTGGCGATCTTGTCATTTTCTCAGACATGTCTAACCCTGCACCGCGCGCGGTCATGGAAGGCATGGTAGAGCGTTTTGGCGCGATGCATCCTGATCTGAACATCGAGCTGACGGTGATTGACCGCGAAGCTTATAAGACTCAGATCCGTAACTTTTTGACAGCAAACACACCTGACGTTGCAAACTGGTATGCGGCAAACCGCATGAAGCCATATGTTGATGCGGGTCTGTTCGAAGACATCTCTGATGTTTGGGAAGATCCAGCGATGGCTGATCTGGCATCCACCAAAGGTGCGATGACATTGGACGGCAAACAGTGGGGTGTTCCATACACTTACTACCAATGGGGTGTTTACTACCGCAAAGACATCTATGAAGAGCTGGGTCTGAACGAGCCTGCGAACTTTGATGAGATGAAGTCTAACTGCCAGACCATCATCGATTCTGGTCGTGCTTGCTATACAATCGGCACCAAGTTCTTGTGGACTGCCGGTGGTTGGTTTGACTATCTGAACATGCGGACCAATGGTTATGACTACCACGCAAAGCTGACTGGCGGCGAGATCGCTTGGACAGACGACGGTGTGAAGGCGACATTTGCGAATTGGCGTGAGCTGATCGACATGGGCGCGTTCATCGACAACCACACAGCCTATAGCTGGCAAGAATCTCTGCCATTCATCGTTTCCGGTGACGCAGCAGCGATCCTGAAAGGCAACTTTGCGGTTCCACCTCTGCGTGAAGCGGGTCTGGATGACAGCAAACTGGACTTCTATCAGTTCCCAGCGATCACTGAAGGTGTTGCACTGGCGGAAGACGCGCCAACAGATACATTCCACATCCCATCAGGTGCGAAGAACAAAGACGCGGCCAAAGCGTTCTTGAAGTTCGTTGTTTCTGCGGACAACCAGACACTGATCAACAACGGTGACAACCTGGGTCAGCTGCCTGTGAACGCTAAATCCTCTGTAGATAACGACAAGTTCCTGCAGGAAGGTTTCACAATGTTGTCTTCCAACAGCCCTGGCGGTGTTGCACAGTTCTTTGACCGTGACGCTCCTGCTGAAATGGCGAAAGTTGCCATGGAAGGTTTCCAAGAGTTCATGGTGAAGCCTGACAATCTGGACAAAATCCTGGATCGTCTGGATCGCTCTGCAAAGCGTATCTATAAATAA
- a CDS encoding IclR family transcriptional regulator → MTKPEKKDGTVGKALEILDLVAEVGRPIRFSELLANSPHPKATLYRFLQTLTNQGMLSYDMDRQTYSLGLRLVRLAHAAWGQSSLAPVARRHLDLLAERTGETIHLAQMDNGQVLYVDKRNQFSTVEMFAAAGKVGPAYCTGVGKAILAFMEKPALERALAQQAYLKYTPTTLTSPQALCAELDKIRAEGFAYDREEHEPGIICIAAPIRSGGNRVIGALSVTTTKEKHTLKELDDFRPILLKCVQDIGDEAKAWQFPVQS, encoded by the coding sequence ATGACCAAGCCGGAAAAAAAGGACGGCACGGTCGGTAAGGCGTTGGAAATATTGGATTTGGTCGCAGAGGTAGGGCGCCCAATCAGATTTTCCGAGTTGCTGGCAAACAGCCCGCATCCGAAAGCGACCCTTTACCGATTCCTACAAACCCTGACGAATCAGGGGATGTTGTCCTACGACATGGATCGCCAGACCTATAGCCTGGGTTTGCGTCTGGTGCGCTTGGCCCATGCCGCTTGGGGTCAATCCTCATTGGCGCCTGTTGCCCGCCGTCATCTTGATCTTTTGGCTGAACGCACCGGCGAAACCATCCACCTAGCGCAAATGGACAATGGTCAGGTGCTGTATGTCGACAAGCGCAATCAGTTTTCGACGGTCGAAATGTTTGCGGCTGCGGGCAAAGTTGGCCCGGCCTATTGCACGGGCGTCGGCAAAGCCATTTTAGCTTTTATGGAAAAACCAGCCCTAGAACGGGCCTTGGCCCAACAAGCCTATTTAAAATATACGCCTACCACCCTCACGTCACCCCAAGCCCTATGCGCCGAGCTCGACAAAATTCGCGCCGAGGGCTTTGCCTATGACCGAGAAGAACACGAACCGGGGATTATCTGCATAGCAGCGCCGATCCGCTCCGGGGGAAATAGAGTGATCGGCGCTCTATCAGTCACAACCACGAAAGAAAAACACACATTGAAAGAGCTGGACGATTTCCGGCCCATTCTCTTGAAATGTGTTCAAGACATAGGGGACGAAGCCAAAGCGTGGCAGTTCCCCGTTCAGAGTTAA
- the ugpC gene encoding sn-glycerol-3-phosphate ABC transporter ATP-binding protein UgpC — MSGVELTNVIKKYGETQVIHGVDLKIQEGEFCVFVGPSGCGKSTLLRMVAGLEETTGGKITIGTNDVTHADPSDRGVAMVFQTYALYPHMTVEENMGFGLRMNGVPKAEIDRKVGEASQILQLDDYLKRKPKALSGGQRQRVAIGRAIVRGPEVFLFDEPLSNLDAELRVDMRVEIARLHSEIGATMIYVTHDQVEAMTLADKIVVLRAGHIEQVGAPMDLFRNPDNKFVAGFIGSPSMNFLNGVVQDGKVRVPALDDELIDAPVSLPANGSEVLVGMRPQHLTVSASDTSTVKVDLAEQLGGVSYEYLRAATGERVVVESKEEDVLPKGSSVKVSYQTEKVMFFDAKTELRIR, encoded by the coding sequence ATGTCAGGTGTTGAGCTAACGAACGTCATCAAGAAATATGGCGAAACTCAGGTTATCCACGGAGTGGACCTGAAAATTCAAGAAGGCGAGTTTTGCGTCTTCGTTGGTCCGTCAGGCTGTGGTAAATCCACACTGTTGCGGATGGTTGCCGGTCTAGAGGAGACAACCGGCGGCAAGATCACAATCGGAACAAACGATGTGACCCACGCGGACCCGTCAGATCGCGGTGTCGCCATGGTGTTCCAAACCTATGCGCTTTACCCACATATGACCGTCGAAGAAAACATGGGTTTTGGCCTACGGATGAACGGCGTGCCAAAGGCGGAAATCGATCGTAAGGTCGGCGAGGCGAGCCAGATTTTGCAATTGGACGACTATCTCAAGCGCAAACCCAAAGCGCTCTCGGGTGGTCAGCGTCAACGTGTGGCAATTGGTCGTGCCATTGTGCGTGGCCCAGAGGTCTTTTTGTTTGACGAACCGCTGTCCAACCTTGACGCCGAATTGCGTGTCGACATGCGTGTTGAAATCGCGCGTCTGCACAGCGAAATTGGTGCAACCATGATCTATGTGACCCACGATCAGGTCGAAGCGATGACTTTGGCCGATAAAATCGTGGTTCTGCGCGCAGGTCACATCGAACAAGTCGGCGCTCCGATGGATCTGTTCCGCAATCCAGACAACAAATTTGTTGCGGGCTTCATTGGCTCCCCATCCATGAACTTCCTAAATGGTGTGGTTCAAGACGGCAAAGTGCGCGTTCCAGCGCTGGATGACGAATTGATCGACGCCCCCGTCAGCCTGCCAGCCAATGGCAGCGAAGTACTGGTGGGCATGCGCCCGCAGCACCTTACTGTTTCAGCGTCTGACACATCCACTGTCAAAGTGGATCTGGCAGAGCAGCTGGGCGGCGTGTCTTACGAGTACCTTCGCGCCGCAACCGGCGAACGGGTTGTGGTGGAATCCAAGGAAGAAGACGTTCTGCCAAAGGGCTCTTCGGTCAAGGTGAGCTATCAGACGGAAAAAGTCATGTTCTTTGACGCAAAAACAGAGCTGCGCATCCGTTAA